GTGGCGGCACCGGCAACGAGCAGTCGCCGGCGGCTGATACCCGGAGCATCCGCCGTCTCACCTGAAACGCATACCGGGCCGGGGCTTGGTTGCATGGGCGCCAAAGCCTGACTGGTGTGAGTATCCTTCTGCGCCAGCCGCAAGCCGCCCGGTGGCGCGGAACAATATGGCTATATTCGCCCTAACAGCAGCAGCACGAGGACGATAAGCAGGGCGATGCCCAGCCCGCCGCTCGGATAATACCCCCAGCTTCGGCTGTGCGACCATGTCGGCAAGGCACCGAGCAGCATAAGCAGCAAAATGATGATGATGATACTGCCGAGACTCATGATTTTCTCCTAATCACCAATGCGGGTCGCAGGGTGTCGCAGGCGGGGAGTCACAGGGGGGGAGCAGCGGCCGGCCTGTCGCCGCCCGCTGTCGTGCAACCCCTGCTCATCAGCGAAGGACGAGGTTGTTCCTGACGCTGCTGACGCCGGAAACGCCGCGGGCGATTTCGCCGGCTCTGGCCTTGATCTGCGCCGAATCAACGAAGCCGCTCAACTGAACGACATTCTGCATCGTCTCGACGCTGATCTCCTTCATGCCCAGCTCGTTGATGATCGCCGCCTTCACCTTGGTCGTGATCGCCGCATCATCGATATACTCGCCAGGTGTCTCCCGCCCGGAAATCGGCGCGCACGCGGCCACGGAAAAGGCCAGTACGAACGCCACCATGGCGCATCGCAGAAAATGTTTGTTTCGCATCTTGGATATCCACCCTCTTCTCTCGGCAGCCTTGAATTCCCAGGACCGTTTTAACGGATGCGCCGGCTGCAACGCGAACTCCGGCTGAAATCAGCAAATACGATCCAAATAGATGGGGGTCCGCTAACTAAGCGGATAACTGCCTTATAATAACATATTGATCTTATTGATTTAATGAATTTAATTTTCTTTAAGAATCATGGGGTTGATGTTTTGAAAAACAAAACCAAACACAAGTTAATGCTGTCATGGCACCAGCCACATAAAATACTGCCCTTTTTCAGCTGGCACCTGCCAAAGCGCGGGTGCCCATCGGCAGGCTGAAGATCGCGCGGATCGGCGGCCTTGAGGCCGCCAGCCGGCAGCGCTCTGGACATTCTCAAGGCACGCTACGCGCGAGGAGAAATCGACCGCGAGGATTATCTGCAGCGCAAGGCGGATTTGTTCTGACCGCTCCGTGACGGCATGCGACGACCCGTGGCCCGGGCAGTTTCGCCTGGGTCGCGGGTCTGCCGGGTTCCCGGTATCACCGTGGCCAGACCGGGTGATGATCGTCGATCACCAGCTCATGGCTGTGCCGCAGCGGCCCGTGCCGGTGCGGGTGGCTGTGCGGCTCCGGCCCTTCCCAGCCTTCATGCTCATGCTGGTGGTGGGGATCATGGATATGCGC
Above is a window of Oceanibaculum nanhaiense DNA encoding:
- a CDS encoding SHOCT domain-containing protein, producing MRPPAGSALDILKARYARGEIDREDYLQRKADLF
- a CDS encoding DUF3309 family protein, encoding MSLGSIIIIILLLMLLGALPTWSHSRSWGYYPSGGLGIALLIVLVLLLLGRI
- a CDS encoding BON domain-containing protein, producing the protein MQPAHPLKRSWEFKAAERRGWISKMRNKHFLRCAMVAFVLAFSVAACAPISGRETPGEYIDDAAITTKVKAAIINELGMKEISVETMQNVVQLSGFVDSAQIKARAGEIARGVSGVSSVRNNLVLR